Proteins from one Maridesulfovibrio ferrireducens genomic window:
- a CDS encoding radical SAM protein, with amino-acid sequence MDSLGFLEVHAVDHCNHNCRWCHNYSPFSPKKEYEAKDYFEGLDVLQKNKVIPQVISIMGGEPFLHSNLTKFAFHLFERYRKRLMITTNGFWLSIEAVKAYDTLWKMISVLKVSRYPTIEKRLGGAEEEKKVVDFIKKTYPHLHVMFPQKAIFNKLEFFEKPVEVKRYCGNSSCIALLPNMKMARCGAGAYAHLAPEGVLPEGFKKCTQMFYDLQNFKPSSFKLWYNLYPLEACSYCSFSENDIQVSWKVEKGRTPFNDDYDFEYFCNLGKAMIIQNNIPAAKQQIRYLFERFGEKAEISVLAGIASINSGNLQEGLSSFAEALELDSDNAEARKFLHQVREQVVQK; translated from the coding sequence ATGGATAGTTTAGGTTTTTTAGAAGTACATGCCGTTGACCATTGCAATCACAATTGCCGTTGGTGTCACAACTATTCTCCTTTTTCTCCTAAAAAAGAATATGAAGCTAAAGATTATTTTGAAGGATTAGATGTTCTGCAAAAAAATAAAGTTATCCCGCAAGTTATTTCTATAATGGGAGGAGAGCCTTTTCTGCATTCCAATCTCACAAAATTCGCATTTCACCTTTTCGAACGATACAGAAAGCGGTTAATGATCACTACGAATGGTTTTTGGCTCTCTATCGAAGCTGTTAAGGCATATGATACTCTTTGGAAAATGATTTCGGTTCTTAAAGTCTCTCGGTATCCAACGATTGAAAAACGTCTTGGCGGTGCTGAAGAAGAAAAAAAAGTTGTAGATTTTATTAAAAAAACTTATCCGCATTTGCATGTAATGTTTCCACAAAAAGCCATTTTTAATAAGCTTGAGTTTTTTGAAAAACCCGTTGAAGTGAAACGATATTGCGGTAATTCTTCTTGTATAGCACTTCTTCCGAATATGAAAATGGCTCGCTGCGGGGCGGGTGCATATGCCCATCTCGCACCTGAAGGGGTGCTGCCTGAAGGATTTAAAAAATGTACACAGATGTTTTATGACTTGCAAAATTTTAAGCCGTCCAGTTTTAAGCTTTGGTATAATCTTTATCCCTTAGAGGCTTGTAGTTATTGCAGTTTTTCAGAAAATGATATCCAAGTTAGCTGGAAAGTTGAGAAGGGGCGGACACCATTTAATGATGATTACGACTTTGAATATTTTTGTAATTTAGGCAAGGCTATGATCATTCAAAATAATATTCCGGCAGCCAAACAGCAAATCCGGTATTTATTTGAGAGGTTTGGGGAAAAAGCAGAGATCTCCGTGTTGGCAGGTATTGCCTCCATTAATTCCGGTAATCTTCAGGAGGGGTTAAGTTCTTTTGCAGAGGCCCTTGAATTAGATTCTGATAATGCTGAAGCTAGAAAATTTTTACATCAAGTGCGTGAGCAAGTAGTTCAAAAATGA